The Chitinivibrionales bacterium nucleotide sequence TAATCCCGGTCGACAGCGAACACAGCGCGATCTTCCAGTGCCTTCAGGGAGAAAAAATCGAGAATGTGGAATCGATAATCCTGACAGCATCGGGAGGCCCTTTCCGGGAACTTCCGCCCGAACGATTCGAACAGATCACCCCCCGGGATGCCCTGAATCATCCTACCTGGGAAATGGGAGCGAAGATTACCATCGATTCGGCAACGTTGATCAATAAGGGATTTGAAGTTATTGAGGCCCATCACCTGTTCGGTCTTCCCTACGACCGTATACGGGTTTGGATCCACCCCCAATCTGTCATACACTCCATGATTGAAATGCATGACGGTGCAGTATTATCACAGATGGGCGTTCCGGATATGGAACTGCCGATCCAGTATGCCCTCTCCTATCCCGAGCGGATGCCCCTGGGTGAAAAGCGGCTGACCTTATCGAATTCTCAATCGCTCACCTTTACTGAGCCCGATTATGCACGATTCCCCTGTTTAAAGCTGTGCCAGGAGGCCGGAAAGGCCGGAGGGACAGCGCCGGTGGTGTTGAATGCAGCCAATGAGATTGCAGTCCAACTTTTTTTGCAGCAAAAAATACGATTTAATGATATAGCCCGTATTATACAACAGGCTCTTGATGAGCACTACCATGAGGCCAGTCCAGTTCCGGAACGGATCGAAGAGGTGGATGCTCTCACCCGTAATGCGATAACGAAACGATATTAACTTTATACCGGG carries:
- a CDS encoding 1-deoxy-D-xylulose-5-phosphate reductoisomerase, producing the protein MLKILLLGSTGSIGTSACRCAERFHDHFELVGLSANNNGERLIDQIKTFSPKAVCIADPSSAKAHEKEIPSSVAFYSDTEGLLSFVRDLDYDILLNAIVGAAGFRPTVEALARGKRVALANKESLVIGGEYIGTILSSGKGEIIPVDSEHSAIFQCLQGEKIENVESIILTASGGPFRELPPERFEQITPRDALNHPTWEMGAKITIDSATLINKGFEVIEAHHLFGLPYDRIRVWIHPQSVIHSMIEMHDGAVLSQMGVPDMELPIQYALSYPERMPLGEKRLTLSNSQSLTFTEPDYARFPCLKLCQEAGKAGGTAPVVLNAANEIAVQLFLQQKIRFNDIARIIQQALDEHYHEASPVPERIEEVDALTRNAITKRY